One genomic window of Coraliomargarita sinensis includes the following:
- the ftsA gene encoding cell division protein FtsA, with translation MSESRVVGAVEIGTSKVVVLLGEIIGDEGLNIIGHCVGSSKGVKKGEIQDLNAASDCVHAAIMKAEKSAQSRIDEVYLAQTGSHLEGNFNVGGTNVSSSDNIVRQIDVDQAKEDAKRRKLPPSRTYIHHIQNPFAIDGHQVESPLSHEGRQLQVGYWSVHGDSHKVSDSLRVIQGIDLDVSDMIISSIASGAVLLEDSEKENGALVIDIGGGTTDYVLYRKGYIVKTGVIPVGGDHITNDLSIGLRVGRKSAEEFKVKNGRAYYDSADRDEKVWLFGDLTIGDREYPLAAITKIIEARVSEIFSIIKDQLEEAELYEPADIASGVVLTGGTAQLAGIDEAAQRNLGLDARVSEGPLDVTAELRHPGYSTALGLLHYALTGQEDKRQAAKPNNLFRKLTGLLNFD, from the coding sequence ATGAGTGAATCGAGAGTAGTTGGCGCTGTCGAAATCGGGACCTCGAAAGTCGTGGTGCTCCTGGGGGAGATTATCGGCGACGAAGGCCTGAATATTATCGGCCACTGTGTCGGCTCCTCCAAAGGGGTGAAGAAGGGCGAGATCCAGGATCTCAATGCCGCCAGCGACTGTGTGCACGCCGCGATCATGAAGGCGGAGAAAAGCGCCCAGTCGCGCATCGACGAAGTCTATCTGGCCCAGACCGGCAGCCATCTGGAGGGAAATTTCAACGTCGGCGGCACCAACGTCAGCTCATCGGATAATATTGTCCGGCAGATCGATGTCGATCAGGCCAAGGAGGACGCCAAGCGTCGCAAACTCCCGCCCAGCCGCACCTACATCCACCACATCCAGAACCCTTTCGCTATCGACGGCCATCAGGTGGAGAGCCCGCTCTCCCACGAAGGCCGGCAGCTGCAGGTCGGCTACTGGTCCGTTCACGGTGACAGCCATAAAGTGAGCGACAGCCTCCGCGTGATTCAGGGCATCGATCTCGACGTGAGTGACATGATTATTTCCAGCATCGCTTCCGGGGCGGTGCTGCTGGAGGACTCCGAGAAGGAAAACGGCGCTCTGGTCATCGATATCGGGGGCGGCACCACCGATTATGTGCTTTATCGCAAAGGTTACATCGTGAAAACCGGCGTCATCCCGGTCGGCGGAGACCATATTACCAACGATCTCAGCATCGGCTTGCGGGTCGGGCGCAAGAGTGCGGAAGAATTTAAGGTGAAAAACGGCCGCGCCTACTACGACAGCGCCGACCGCGACGAAAAAGTCTGGCTCTTTGGCGATCTTACCATCGGCGACCGCGAATACCCGCTCGCGGCCATCACCAAAATTATCGAAGCCCGCGTCTCCGAAATCTTCAGCATAATCAAGGATCAACTCGAGGAAGCCGAACTTTACGAACCGGCCGACATCGCGTCCGGTGTCGTGCTCACGGGGGGCACCGCCCAGCTGGCGGGCATCGACGAAGCCGCCCAGCGTAATCTCGGTCTGGATGCGCGCGTCTCCGAGGGGCCGCTCGACGTGACTGCGGAGCTCCGCCACCCCGGCTACAGCACGGCGCTGGGGCTGCTGCACTACGCCCTCACCGGACAGGAGGACAAACGGCAGGCCGCCAAGCCCAATAACCTTTTCCGTAAACTCACCGGACTGCTCAATTTCGATTAA